The Candidatus Bipolaricaulota bacterium genome window below encodes:
- a CDS encoding DUF4384 domain-containing protein has product MNKRSLTVLVLLGLISLFGLVAFGDSNAPVAPKGIIPTPPESDALQVQIWVDKGAYAVGEPITIHYRVNKQAYVYIWDIEPDGTAHPLFPNTRPGGDQNYVGPGEHVVPGDWKVAPPLGTEYLQILATTTPIDLFSLRRWGRSIFRSSPPPPRSICSRS; this is encoded by the coding sequence ATGAATAAACGAAGTTTAACGGTACTGGTTCTCCTCGGGCTGATCAGCCTGTTCGGGCTGGTCGCGTTCGGGGACAGCAACGCCCCGGTCGCCCCGAAGGGGATAATCCCCACCCCGCCGGAGAGCGACGCTCTCCAGGTGCAGATCTGGGTCGACAAGGGGGCGTACGCGGTCGGAGAACCGATCACGATTCACTACCGGGTGAACAAGCAAGCGTACGTGTACATCTGGGACATCGAACCGGACGGGACGGCGCATCCCCTGTTCCCCAACACCCGCCCGGGCGGTGATCAGAACTACGTCGGACCGGGGGAGCACGTCGTTCCCGGCGATTGGAAGGTCGCTCCGCCATTGGGGACGGAGTATCTTCAGATCCTCGCCACCACCACCCCGATCGATCTGTTCTCGCTCCGCCGTTGGGGACGGAGTATCTTCAGATCCTCGCCACCACCACCCCGATCGATCTGTTCTCGTTCATGA
- the lnt gene encoding apolipoprotein N-acyltransferase, with protein MEALLACVAGIGLALSMPGFPFGPVVFVALVPLFFGLGGRRSFWRGYLAGAVFFGLDLRWGLTLTRFSPLAVPGMILLVAYLALYFGLFSWGTEFVRRRLGESWAFLAFGPLLFTGLEILRAHGPLGSCFSDLYLGLYRFPSLIQGASIVGPWGITAAIVFVNGAVYLGMKRRNAVYLAAAAGMIGLMAAGLLLPTPTGTPIKAAVVASTVPQEEKLEARNLLLLASKYGSLGQEAAALHPNIIVYPESILPGYILQDEALLERFSSLAKQGGCSVLLGTGDLRAGRIYNSVALISPDGEVSGVYDMVHPVPFGEYIPGRRFLERIGLGRLAASFLPVDLTPGEGFIPLGKIGTPICFESTFPAPARGFVRNGADLLVTVTNDAWFSGSSELLDHFAFAVFRAVENRRWVIQAANGGISGAIDPRGRIVEHTRDELVFAVNAERESGRSPYTVAGERPLYACFGLVLFVSGLLRVHKWKRGR; from the coding sequence ATGGAAGCCCTACTCGCCTGCGTTGCCGGGATCGGCCTCGCCCTCTCCATGCCCGGCTTTCCGTTCGGGCCCGTGGTTTTCGTCGCCCTTGTCCCGTTGTTCTTCGGGCTCGGAGGGAGGCGGAGCTTCTGGCGGGGATACCTGGCCGGGGCTGTCTTCTTCGGGCTCGACCTGCGCTGGGGCCTCACCCTCACCCGATTCAGTCCCCTCGCCGTTCCAGGGATGATCCTCCTTGTCGCCTACCTCGCGCTCTACTTCGGCCTGTTCAGTTGGGGAACGGAATTCGTCCGCCGTCGGCTCGGGGAGTCCTGGGCGTTCCTCGCGTTCGGACCGCTCCTGTTCACCGGGCTCGAGATCCTGCGCGCGCACGGCCCGCTCGGATCGTGCTTCTCCGATCTCTATCTCGGACTGTACCGGTTCCCGTCCCTTATCCAGGGGGCGAGCATCGTCGGACCATGGGGGATCACCGCCGCGATCGTGTTCGTGAACGGGGCGGTCTACCTCGGAATGAAACGGAGAAATGCGGTCTATCTCGCCGCTGCAGCGGGGATGATCGGATTGATGGCCGCCGGGCTCCTCCTCCCCACCCCCACCGGGACTCCGATCAAGGCGGCGGTCGTGGCCTCGACCGTCCCTCAGGAGGAGAAGCTCGAGGCCCGCAACCTCCTTCTGCTCGCTTCGAAGTACGGCTCCCTTGGGCAGGAAGCGGCTGCGCTTCACCCGAATATCATCGTCTACCCTGAGTCGATCCTCCCCGGGTACATCCTGCAGGATGAGGCCCTGCTCGAACGGTTCTCTTCGCTGGCGAAACAGGGAGGATGCTCGGTCCTGTTGGGAACGGGGGATCTGCGGGCCGGGAGGATCTACAACAGCGTTGCCTTGATCTCCCCGGACGGGGAGGTCTCAGGGGTGTACGACATGGTTCACCCGGTCCCGTTCGGGGAGTACATCCCTGGTCGGCGGTTCCTCGAGCGGATCGGGCTCGGGCGGCTCGCTGCCTCCTTCCTCCCGGTTGATCTCACCCCAGGGGAGGGGTTCATCCCGCTCGGAAAAATCGGGACCCCGATCTGCTTCGAATCGACGTTTCCCGCCCCGGCACGAGGGTTCGTGCGGAACGGGGCCGACCTCCTCGTCACCGTGACGAACGATGCCTGGTTCTCCGGGAGCTCCGAGCTGCTGGATCACTTCGCGTTTGCGGTCTTCCGCGCGGTGGAGAACCGCCGCTGGGTGATCCAGGCGGCGAACGGCGGGATCTCCGGGGCGATCGACCCGCGCGGGCGGATCGTGGAGCACACCCGGGATGAACTGGTGTTCGCGGTTAACGCGGAGCGAGAAAGCGGCCGCTCCCCCTACACCGTGGCGGGGGAACGGCCGCTCTATGCCTGCTTCGGTCTAGTCCTCTTTGTCTCCGGGCTCCTCCGCGTTCACAAATGGAAGCGCGGGAGATGA
- a CDS encoding alkaline phosphatase family protein produces the protein MSRLALIGLDCADPDLLRDLLPQLPTLSALVEEGSFGRLRSVDPPITIPAWMSMMTGVDPGKFGVYGFRNRADYSYTGLRIATSAAFRAETVWDVLGRHGLRSILLGIPGTYPPKPVRGLLVSGFLAPGTDSGYTYPAALRDEISRAVGEYILDVRGFRTDDKPWLIEELRRMTERRFALARHLVTHHDWDFFGMVEIGTDRIHHGLWSHYDKAHRKYDPTSPFHDAIPAYYRLIDSEIARLLDAMPADTRVLIVSDHGAQRMEGGIGINEWLIQEGYLTLRDYPDKPTRMGELIEAGLVDWSRTVAWGEGGYYGRVFLNVAGREPEGIVPPGDYDRVRAELAAAIAAIPDEDEKPIGTRVLRPEELYSEVNGIPPDLFVYFGDLRWRSIGTIGWNRIHFHENDTGPDDANHAPYGILISRPGDTKTGRSLLEIKGMILEHFGLKEEE, from the coding sequence GTGACCTCCTCCCCCAGCTGCCCACGCTCTCCGCCCTGGTGGAGGAAGGAAGCTTCGGGCGCTTGCGCTCGGTCGACCCGCCGATCACGATCCCGGCATGGATGAGCATGATGACCGGGGTCGACCCGGGAAAGTTCGGGGTGTACGGGTTCAGGAACCGCGCTGATTACTCCTACACCGGCCTTCGGATTGCCACATCGGCCGCGTTTCGCGCCGAGACCGTCTGGGACGTCCTCGGACGGCACGGGCTCAGGTCGATCCTCCTCGGGATCCCCGGGACCTACCCTCCCAAGCCGGTGCGCGGGCTTTTGGTATCCGGGTTTCTCGCCCCGGGGACCGATTCCGGGTATACCTACCCCGCGGCGCTGCGGGACGAGATCTCCCGTGCCGTCGGGGAGTACATCCTCGACGTGCGCGGGTTCCGCACCGACGACAAGCCGTGGCTGATCGAGGAGCTGCGCCGGATGACGGAGAGGCGGTTCGCGCTCGCCCGCCACCTCGTCACGCACCACGACTGGGACTTCTTCGGGATGGTCGAGATCGGGACCGACCGGATTCATCACGGCCTGTGGTCGCACTACGACAAGGCTCACCGGAAATACGATCCAACAAGCCCGTTCCACGACGCGATCCCCGCCTACTACCGCCTGATCGACTCCGAGATCGCACGGCTCCTCGACGCCATGCCGGCCGACACCCGGGTCCTCATTGTCTCCGACCATGGGGCGCAACGGATGGAGGGCGGGATCGGGATCAACGAGTGGTTGATCCAGGAGGGGTACTTAACGTTGCGGGATTACCCGGACAAGCCGACCCGAATGGGGGAGCTGATCGAGGCCGGGCTCGTCGACTGGTCGCGCACGGTGGCGTGGGGCGAGGGAGGGTACTACGGCCGGGTGTTCCTGAACGTCGCGGGGAGGGAACCGGAAGGGATCGTCCCGCCGGGGGATTACGACCGGGTGCGGGCCGAGCTTGCGGCCGCGATCGCCGCGATCCCGGATGAAGACGAAAAGCCGATCGGGACGCGCGTCCTGCGCCCGGAGGAGCTCTATTCCGAGGTGAACGGGATCCCGCCCGATCTCTTCGTTTACTTCGGGGATCTGCGCTGGCGGTCGATCGGGACGATCGGCTGGAACAGGATCCACTTCCACGAGAACGACACCGGCCCGGACGATGCCAACCACGCTCCGTACGGGATCCTGATCTCCCGCCCCGGGGATACAAAAACGGGTCGGTCCCTGCTTGAGATCAAGGGGATGATCCTCGAGCATTTCGGGCTGAAGGAGGAGGAATGA
- the lgt gene encoding prolipoprotein diacylglyceryl transferase codes for MHPILIKLGPLTIRYYGLMYVIAISLGFYLTAREVRRKRLTVGEGESRRPVSIDDLIDLLLWTIPIAIIGARIYYVAFQWGYYSRHLGDIVKIWQGGLAIHGGVIAGAATVYAFCRIKRINFWALTDSLAPAMILGQAIGRIGNLMNGDAYGTPTTLPWGIHFPPDSPAGMAYPGQATHPSMIYEMILNLMIFAYLWRIRKKGYKDGFLTAMYFILYSIARGIVSFTRGDSLWLGPIRAAHVISAVLIIGFGAFILARRLYERTTPETPPRDRTSAPADR; via the coding sequence ATGCATCCGATCCTGATCAAGCTCGGACCGCTCACGATTCGCTACTACGGGCTGATGTACGTGATCGCGATCAGCCTCGGGTTTTACCTCACGGCCCGGGAGGTGCGACGCAAGCGGCTCACCGTGGGGGAAGGCGAGAGCCGCCGTCCGGTTTCGATCGACGATCTCATCGATCTCCTCCTGTGGACGATCCCGATCGCGATCATCGGGGCGCGGATCTACTACGTCGCGTTCCAGTGGGGGTACTACTCCCGCCACCTCGGGGACATCGTGAAGATCTGGCAAGGCGGGCTTGCAATCCACGGCGGGGTGATCGCCGGGGCGGCGACGGTCTACGCCTTCTGCCGGATTAAGCGGATCAACTTCTGGGCGCTGACCGATTCCCTCGCCCCGGCCATGATCCTCGGCCAGGCGATCGGGAGGATCGGAAACCTGATGAACGGGGATGCCTACGGAACCCCGACCACCCTCCCGTGGGGAATCCACTTTCCGCCCGACTCCCCGGCCGGGATGGCCTACCCCGGCCAGGCGACCCACCCGTCGATGATCTACGAGATGATCCTGAACCTCATGATCTTCGCCTACCTGTGGCGGATCAGAAAGAAGGGGTACAAGGACGGGTTTTTGACTGCGATGTACTTCATCCTGTACTCGATCGCCCGGGGGATCGTCAGCTTCACCCGCGGGGACAGCCTGTGGCTCGGGCCGATTCGGGCGGCGCACGTGATAAGCGCGGTCCTCATCATCGGGTTCGGGGCGTTCATCCTTGCGCGGCGGTTGTACGAGCGAACTACGCCTGAAACCCCTCCCCGAGATAGAACCTCCGCGCCAGCGGATCGGTGA
- a CDS encoding PD40 domain-containing protein, with amino-acid sequence MPATGSKKRGKYLLIAVMVIAVLAGISACRGFFGQAPIALLVIQPTDDHEVPVTITFDISQSNDPDGTITSYELDFGDGSPHATGTDVTTATAITHEYTAAGTYTVTLTVTDNDGRIGMATDAVMIGPAMINFASNRDGDYDIYRMKADGSDQAVVLNTADDELFPDLLRGTRDKIAYAAEDGTTWNIWKMTVAGLSNTKLTTQTASQQIEPSWSYTGAKIAYASNAAQTPSATTWEIWTMNADGTGQAKLTTQSPSWAIAPAYSPIDNDIVFVSDKNASGGSSIWKWDSATATATELYDSTGRDGDVSSAGYPATLGTALNLPPNAGVSKPAWSPDGSKIAFSTDQSGNIDIYVMDSDGTNAETLEDYVNGLLASPVTAGTITSSDDEFCPYWLEDGSGMAFVRKDGTNSFNLYFVSFADGSVTKLTTTGDNLSPASRR; translated from the coding sequence ATGCCTGCAACGGGAAGCAAGAAGAGAGGGAAATACCTGCTCATCGCGGTCATGGTGATCGCGGTACTCGCCGGGATCTCCGCCTGCCGCGGGTTCTTCGGCCAGGCCCCGATCGCCCTCCTCGTCATCCAACCGACGGATGACCACGAGGTGCCGGTGACGATCACGTTCGACATCTCACAATCCAACGATCCGGACGGGACGATCACAAGCTACGAGCTCGATTTCGGGGACGGTTCCCCCCACGCCACCGGGACGGACGTGACGACCGCGACCGCGATCACCCACGAATACACCGCGGCCGGGACGTACACCGTCACCCTGACGGTGACGGACAACGACGGGCGGATCGGGATGGCTACAGATGCGGTCATGATCGGTCCGGCGATGATCAACTTCGCCAGCAACCGCGACGGGGACTACGATATCTACCGGATGAAGGCGGACGGAAGCGACCAGGCCGTGGTCCTCAACACGGCTGACGACGAGCTGTTCCCCGATCTCCTCCGCGGGACGCGGGACAAGATCGCGTACGCCGCTGAGGACGGGACGACCTGGAACATCTGGAAGATGACGGTGGCGGGGCTGAGCAACACGAAGCTCACCACTCAAACCGCATCGCAGCAGATCGAGCCGAGCTGGTCGTACACCGGAGCGAAGATCGCGTATGCATCGAACGCCGCGCAGACCCCATCGGCGACCACGTGGGAGATCTGGACGATGAACGCCGACGGGACGGGACAGGCCAAGCTGACGACCCAGAGCCCGTCGTGGGCGATCGCCCCGGCCTACTCGCCGATCGATAACGACATCGTCTTCGTCTCCGATAAGAACGCAAGCGGTGGAAGCTCGATCTGGAAGTGGGATAGCGCGACCGCCACTGCAACCGAGCTCTACGACTCGACCGGGCGCGACGGCGATGTCTCCTCGGCCGGGTATCCGGCGACCCTGGGGACTGCACTCAACCTGCCGCCGAACGCCGGGGTCTCCAAGCCAGCCTGGTCCCCGGACGGGAGCAAGATCGCGTTCTCGACTGATCAGAGTGGGAACATCGACATCTACGTGATGGACTCCGATGGGACGAACGCCGAGACGCTGGAGGACTACGTCAACGGACTGCTCGCCAGCCCGGTGACCGCCGGCACGATCACCTCGAGTGATGATGAGTTCTGCCCGTACTGGCTCGAGGACGGCTCCGGGATGGCGTTCGTGCGGAAGGACGGGACAAACTCGTTCAACCTGTACTTCGTGTCGTTCGCCGACGGATCGGTGACCAAGCTGACGACGACCGGGGACAACCTGTCGCCCGCGTCACGCAGGTAA
- a CDS encoding phospho-N-acetylmuramoyl-pentapeptide-transferase: MSPVAAAVLFVILVPVSGAGSALFAGWMRRARLGQAIRDYGPRLHEQKAGTPTMGGAVVLALWGIAVGAIPELRTGPGAFVLGAGLLAGAVGGIDDLIALRRGRSLGLRPYQKIVLLSLAAGALFLAFPEIGRIPFAIPFSRAEVILPSWAAFLVYWLVFLSATNGMNLTDGLDGLAAGTTVVIISGFLLIAPGAAALFPLVPILIGFLWVNSHPARLFLGDVGAFGLGGAVAGAAIVTGTSFLLPLLAGLVVLEAGSVILQVASFKLFGRRVFKISPLHHHFEHAEGIDYEFLLPDAEWPEEKIVIRLWIVAGLFAALGVIAALTGAGGGT, translated from the coding sequence GTGAGTCCGGTCGCAGCCGCAGTCCTGTTCGTGATCCTCGTGCCCGTGAGCGGTGCCGGCTCCGCCCTGTTCGCCGGGTGGATGCGGCGGGCCCGCCTCGGCCAGGCGATCCGAGACTACGGACCGCGGTTGCACGAGCAGAAGGCGGGTACCCCGACGATGGGAGGGGCGGTCGTCCTCGCCCTGTGGGGGATCGCGGTCGGGGCAATACCCGAGCTTCGGACCGGTCCCGGGGCATTCGTGCTCGGGGCCGGGCTCCTCGCCGGGGCGGTCGGGGGAATCGACGACCTGATCGCCCTGCGGCGGGGACGATCGCTCGGGCTCAGGCCCTATCAGAAGATCGTCCTCCTCAGCCTGGCGGCCGGGGCCCTGTTCCTGGCGTTCCCCGAGATCGGAAGGATCCCGTTTGCCATCCCGTTCTCCCGCGCGGAGGTGATCCTCCCGAGCTGGGCCGCGTTCCTCGTCTACTGGCTCGTCTTCCTCTCCGCGACGAACGGGATGAACCTGACCGACGGCCTCGACGGCCTCGCCGCCGGGACGACGGTGGTGATCATTTCCGGGTTCCTCCTCATCGCCCCCGGCGCGGCGGCCCTCTTCCCCCTCGTTCCGATCCTCATCGGCTTCCTGTGGGTCAACTCTCACCCAGCGCGCCTGTTTCTCGGGGACGTGGGCGCGTTCGGGCTCGGGGGGGCGGTCGCCGGGGCGGCGATCGTCACCGGGACTTCGTTCCTCCTCCCGCTCCTCGCCGGGCTGGTGGTCCTCGAGGCCGGGTCGGTCATCCTGCAGGTGGCATCGTTCAAGCTCTTCGGCAGGAGGGTGTTCAAGATCAGCCCGCTGCACCACCACTTCGAGCATGCGGAGGGGATCGATTACGAGTTCTTGCTCCCGGATGCGGAGTGGCCGGAGGAGAAGATCGTGATCAGGCTCTGGATCGTCGCCGGGCTGTTCGCCGCCCTCGGGGTGATCGCGGCCCTGACTGGTGCCGGAGGTGGGACTTGA
- a CDS encoding isoamylase early set domain-containing protein encodes MKPEDDLDRLLRDTLNQEVVQHAYLLEGLEDRIRSELAGRLPRAGLGDLFRRLLAPTRGARIAQLAVVGATAVVFLVLGVFLAEKVLPTGGGSLRHAAVAAAGTTDEDVLFVMPAPDAKSVAVVGNFNNWSPTPLSDPDGDGIWTARIHLSPGRYEYAFVVDGHWWGQDPLADDYVRSFGQYNSVRYVGRAGEGA; translated from the coding sequence ATGAAGCCAGAGGATGACTTGGATAGGCTGTTGCGGGATACCCTGAACCAGGAGGTCGTGCAGCACGCATACCTGCTCGAGGGGTTGGAGGATCGGATACGGAGCGAACTCGCCGGCCGTCTGCCTCGGGCCGGCCTCGGGGACCTGTTCCGGCGCCTCCTTGCCCCGACGCGGGGAGCGCGGATCGCCCAACTTGCGGTGGTCGGTGCGACGGCCGTGGTATTCCTCGTCCTCGGGGTGTTCCTCGCCGAGAAGGTACTCCCGACCGGGGGAGGGAGCTTACGCCACGCCGCGGTCGCCGCTGCAGGAACAACCGATGAAGATGTGTTGTTCGTGATGCCGGCCCCGGACGCCAAGAGCGTCGCCGTGGTGGGGAACTTCAACAATTGGTCCCCCACTCCGCTCTCCGATCCGGACGGGGACGGGATCTGGACGGCACGGATCCACCTCTCCCCAGGGAGGTACGAATACGCGTTCGTGGTCGATGGCCACTGGTGGGGACAGGACCCGCTCGCCGACGACTACGTGCGTAGCTTCGGCCAATACAACTCCGTGCGCTACGTGGGCCGGGCCGGGGAGGGAGCATGA
- a CDS encoding PKD domain-containing protein has product MGTEYLQILATTTPIDLFSFMTSDPDQFRQQVQAHVLGIVPVEERSWNFTSFEIVSGTPPAYGTLVINSTPSFALVYLDGVYVGYTPRTVHVRQGYHQLLVRKAGYNDWAKGVFVIAGFTRTINVNLTPSAPANQPPTAAFTFSPANPMVGQQVLFNGSSSSDADGSVVSYRWDFGDGTTSGPSGASSVYHAFAAAGTYTVTLTVTDDGGLTDSTSQTVQVGAPNQPPVAAFSFSPAHPMAGDWVQFDGSASFDPDGTITAYSWNFGDGSTASGVSRYHQFTAPGTYTVTLTVTDNGGLTNSTTQTVQVGSPNQPPVAAFSFSPTHPGVGQWVQFDGSASFDPDGSITAYSWNFGDGSTASGVSRYHQFTAPGTYTVTLTVTDDGGLTNSITQTVQVTAPNQAPTAAFNYSPTNPGVGAWVRFDASSSADPDGSITAYSWNFGDGNTSTTGPVVYHQFTAPGTYTVTLTVTDDGGLTNSVSHTVQVGPTNQPPVAAFNYSPPAPNVGEAITLNAAASYDPDGSITAYRWDLDGDGVDDTTGQIISVRYYNPGVHQVRLTVIDNQGLSASTTQGIMVGAGGGVPGPGPAMDGTPGIFVWGTDTWHVTVNAGTGWTSPHAYRLELRTDGSFTNVNRSESGGVAPMGVIPSPSDSGKTLVFDGSLQQGRVDYTFKVSGSKSIYMSLKLDVDGNGTLDESPGFIHLRDLMVNPPTAPFVVGLPQGSSGPLVPSVNFRIGRALQYTSTVRFVIYITDIETLEGI; this is encoded by the coding sequence TTGGGGACGGAGTATCTTCAGATCCTCGCCACCACCACCCCGATCGATCTGTTCTCGTTCATGACAAGCGATCCCGATCAATTTCGGCAGCAGGTACAGGCGCACGTCCTCGGGATTGTGCCGGTGGAGGAGCGGAGCTGGAACTTCACCAGCTTCGAGATCGTCTCCGGCACCCCGCCTGCATACGGGACTCTCGTCATCAACTCGACTCCGAGCTTCGCGTTGGTTTATCTCGATGGCGTATACGTTGGGTACACTCCGCGCACGGTGCACGTCCGGCAGGGCTACCACCAGCTCCTGGTGCGCAAGGCCGGGTACAACGATTGGGCGAAGGGGGTGTTCGTGATCGCCGGGTTCACCCGCACGATCAACGTGAACCTCACCCCGAGCGCCCCGGCGAACCAGCCCCCGACGGCGGCGTTCACCTTCTCCCCCGCAAACCCGATGGTCGGACAGCAGGTCCTGTTCAACGGGTCCAGCTCTTCCGATGCTGACGGAAGCGTTGTCTCCTATCGCTGGGACTTCGGGGACGGGACGACGAGCGGACCGTCCGGAGCGAGCTCCGTCTACCACGCGTTCGCGGCCGCGGGGACATACACCGTCACCCTCACCGTCACCGACGACGGCGGATTGACCGACTCTACGTCGCAGACGGTCCAGGTCGGGGCCCCGAACCAGCCGCCGGTCGCCGCGTTCAGCTTCTCCCCGGCGCACCCGATGGCAGGTGACTGGGTGCAGTTCGACGGTTCAGCATCGTTTGACCCCGACGGAACGATCACCGCCTACTCCTGGAACTTCGGCGATGGTTCGACCGCGAGCGGGGTCAGTCGCTACCATCAGTTCACGGCACCGGGGACGTACACCGTCACCCTCACCGTCACCGACAACGGCGGGTTGACCAACTCCACCACGCAGACGGTGCAGGTCGGTAGTCCAAACCAGCCGCCGGTCGCCGCGTTCAGCTTCTCCCCGACGCATCCGGGGGTCGGCCAGTGGGTGCAGTTCGATGGATCGGCGTCGTTCGATCCTGACGGCTCTATCACCGCCTACTCCTGGAACTTCGGCGACGGTTCGACCGCGAGCGGGGTCAGTCGCTACCACCAGTTCACGGCGCCGGGGACGTACACCGTCACCCTCACCGTCACCGACGACGGTGGGTTGACCAACTCCATCACGCAGACGGTGCAGGTCACCGCCCCGAACCAGGCCCCGACGGCGGCGTTCAACTACTCCCCGACCAACCCCGGAGTGGGGGCGTGGGTGCGATTCGATGCATCCAGTTCCGCCGATCCGGATGGGTCGATAACGGCCTATTCCTGGAACTTCGGCGACGGGAACACCTCGACCACCGGTCCGGTCGTCTACCACCAGTTCACGGCGCCGGGGACGTACACCGTCACCCTGACCGTGACCGATGACGGTGGACTGACGAACTCCGTCTCCCACACCGTGCAGGTCGGGCCGACGAACCAGCCGCCGGTCGCTGCGTTCAACTATAGCCCGCCTGCCCCGAATGTGGGTGAGGCGATCACCCTGAATGCCGCGGCATCCTACGACCCGGACGGATCGATCACCGCCTATCGCTGGGACCTCGACGGCGACGGGGTCGACGATACGACAGGGCAGATCATCTCCGTCCGCTACTACAACCCCGGGGTGCACCAGGTGCGGCTCACCGTGATCGACAATCAGGGGCTGTCCGCCTCCACCACCCAGGGAATCATGGTCGGTGCCGGTGGCGGGGTCCCGGGACCCGGACCGGCGATGGACGGAACCCCTGGGATCTTCGTATGGGGTACCGACACCTGGCACGTGACGGTTAACGCCGGGACCGGCTGGACCAGCCCGCACGCTTACCGACTCGAGCTCCGCACCGACGGATCGTTCACCAACGTCAACCGCTCAGAGAGCGGCGGGGTCGCCCCAATGGGGGTCATCCCGTCCCCGTCCGACAGCGGCAAGACCCTCGTCTTCGACGGGAGCCTGCAGCAGGGGCGCGTCGACTACACGTTCAAGGTCTCCGGATCGAAGAGCATCTACATGAGCCTGAAGCTGGACGTGGACGGCAACGGTACCCTGGATGAATCACCCGGGTTCATCCACCTGCGGGACCTGATGGTTAACCCGCCGACCGCTCCGTTCGTCGTCGGACTCCCCCAGGGGAGTTCCGGGCCGCTCGTCCCGAGCGTGAACTTCCGGATCGGGCGGGCGCTTCAGTACACGAGCACGGTCCGGTTCGTCATCTACATAACCGACATCGAGACCCTGGAAGGGATCTAA
- a CDS encoding sigma-70 family RNA polymerase sigma factor gives MRAALAGDVDAWGEIVLRYKDAVFGLCLGFVRNRADAEDLTHDTFIRAYENLRRYRLDKKFSTWLFTIASNLSRNRLRHRRYHPVVSPPDQMVGGTDPAAIVAREARQARVKAALDSLPPGYREPIVLRYYNELSYKEIADVLSIPEGTVKTRIHRAKVMLKERMERSGVMKNEARG, from the coding sequence TTGCGCGCAGCGTTGGCTGGAGATGTGGATGCATGGGGGGAGATCGTCCTCCGGTACAAGGACGCGGTCTTCGGGCTGTGCCTTGGGTTCGTGCGAAACCGGGCCGATGCCGAGGACTTGACTCATGACACGTTCATCCGCGCCTACGAGAACCTGCGGCGCTACCGGTTGGACAAGAAGTTCTCCACCTGGCTGTTCACCATCGCGTCCAACCTGAGCCGCAACCGCCTCCGGCACCGGCGCTACCACCCGGTCGTCTCCCCTCCGGATCAGATGGTGGGCGGGACCGACCCGGCCGCGATCGTGGCGCGGGAGGCACGGCAGGCGCGGGTGAAGGCGGCCCTTGATTCCCTTCCTCCGGGATATCGGGAGCCGATCGTACTTAGGTATTACAACGAACTTTCGTACAAGGAGATAGCTGATGTCCTCTCCATTCCGGAGGGGACGGTTAAGACGCGGATCCACCGCGCCAAGGTGATGCTGAAGGAGCGGATGGAGCGCAGCGGGGTGATGAAAAATGAAGCCAGAGGATGA